Sequence from the Opisthocomus hoazin isolate bOpiHoa1 chromosome 24, bOpiHoa1.hap1, whole genome shotgun sequence genome:
CAACAGTGAATAAATCAgagctaagaataaacatttgTAAGCAACAGCTATCCTGTTAATTGTTTTTGTCTGAGTGAATACTCACTCAAGTTACAACATGATCAAAACTCATTGTCAGGAGAAACTTGCCCATGTGTATGATTCATATTGATAAAGCCCTAAATTCTTTAGGAttagcagcagcagaaacagcacaGGACAGGAACTAAAGCATGGAGCTAACGAGCGGCACAAGGActctaagaaagaaattaaaagtaatttaaatctTAGGTAAAGTCTTCTCTGCCCAGCTATGGCTGCCTCTTCAAAAAGCAAGGTTTTCTAGGTCCACCCAACCACAGGAAGAAGGCTCTGGCCAGCTTTGGTTTCTCAGGGAGCAGCTGTTAACCTCTTTTCAGTTGAAACAGCTAAGAGGAATCGGACAACCTGGCAGATACTAGACAAAGCATTACAAGAGCTAAGCATATTCCGTGTTCAGAGCTGACATCAAAAACACAAGAACAAACAACAGGCTAGCAAGCCCTGTAGGAATTTCTTTAAGAAAGACTGTCTGAGACATGGAAGAAACCTTGTCTGGTTTCAGCAAGGCTGCAAGTTGGAGACGACTTCACAAGAAAAGACCAAAAATTTGTACAGTAAGACAGAGATAAGCTCTAGATAAGATGCTCTTTCAGCCTTATGAGGTAAATCTTCCTAGCACCTCAGGAGGAGTTAAACTGTTCTTCCAAGTTAAGGGTAACTCAAGAATTTCTAGCAGCGGGTACTTGTATTTGTATGTTCACCACATCAGAGCACTGGCTTGCGCTTGCTTAAGACTGGGATTTAGCAGATTTTAGTCTCGTTACAGTTTCTGCCATGGACTGTCTGTGTGACTCTAGGCAAATTGTTTTACACTACCCGTTCACAGGTCTCCTATCTGTAATCTCTCCTGTCTTGTCTGCTTAGATCAGAAGGTCTCTAGGCCAGTACATTCTTTTAATATAGGGATGTATAGCACCAAACACAGTGAGACCCTGATCTTGACTAGAGCTAGTGGAATAATCATACATCCACCCAGAAAGCAAACAGCATGAGCCTTTAAGCAAACAAAGGTGGAAGACTCTTCATTAGAGTAAGCACTGTTTCACATGACACTCATCTCCTTAGATGTCCATCCTCTGAATCTATTGTATTTGTGCTTCTGGGGAAATAATGTTTTCTCCTTGCACCAGGATTGCTTTTTCATCTGAGCTTCAAGAAACTCTTCCTATAGGTGGGGCCTGACACTATCATATccataacagaaaagaaaaacaaaaagctgtaaTCTCACTCTAAGTAGCTGAGATGGCAATTTTCAATAGTAACCTAGCAGCCGCTAATAAGTTGAGCAGCTACTGATCTGAGTAACTGTATTCTGGAGGTCCTGTACTTGAGCAATGCCCCACCTTTCTGGCTGTGGATAACACTACACAAACACTGTCGAAACTTGAGACAGGTCTTTTAAAACTTAGAGTGTAGGGCTTTGATTCAGCTTCTGCTGAAAGTCAGTGGTGAAACCAGGCTCTCCACACCTCTTCCCCACCCTAGTCTGCTATACAAGACTAGTGCTATGCTGCTGTAACCAGCCATTATGAGAACGACAATCCCATTGCAGCTGAACCCAGGCAACATCAGTTCTCCACTAAATGCTTCTCATCCACCACTCCTGCATCCCAGAATTACATTGCAGACATGATATGTGGAGAGACTGCAGGCTGGAGAGCAAAAGCTGTGGTGTAATTATTGAAAGACTGAGAATGTACAATAAGAAGAGTGTTAcctcttttcctgctttctcGATCTCCACTGTCACTGTGCTGTGGTTTTTGTGCTCCTGGAACATGCAGAGGTAGCAGATGCACATCTGGTCTGTCTGACAGAACAGCTCCATGGTCTTCCCGTGCACAGGGCATTTTCTTGCTTCAAAGTCCTTGATGGGGTCCAGGAGCTGGTGGTCCCGGAAAGCTGCCCCCTCCAGATGGGGCTTGAGGTGCAGCTCGCAGAAAGAAGCCTGGCACACCAAGCAGGACTTCACAGCCTTTTGCTTGTTATCGATGCAGGAATCACACAGAACATCCTCCAGCTTCACCCTGGGCCGTGACCCACCGGCTCTGTCAGGCTTGTTGAAGGTGGATCGTCTCAGGTCTCCTGTCTCCACCAGAGACAGGGGAGTTTTCTTCAGGTCCCCCATCTGCCCCCCAGAGAACAACGacttcctcccttccccttcaCTAGGCAGGAAGCTCTTTTTGGAATCCAAGGAGAAGAGGGACTTCCTGAGATCGCCTTTCTCTGCAAAGGAGAGAGGTGGTCTCCTCATGTCTCCAATCTGTCCACCGGCATATTGCATCTTCTTTGAATCTGCTGAATCCATGCTGAAGTAGGTCGATCTCTTCTCATCGGACGACTCCACAAACTGAATGATGGGCCTCTTCCAGTCACTCCCAGAGAAGAGGGAGCTCTTGATTTGCcctgtctccaaagcagcaccGCCAGTGCCCTTCATAGGTTCCTTCTCACCTCCACCAGGGTTTgtggttttctttgcttcttcttcttttttgggGGCAGATGAACTCTTCACATCTTCTGGCTTCCCAGTGGTACCATTTGTCCTTGCTGCACTCCCCGTTTCCATCGTCTAAGCAGGGTGAATTGGCTTCACTGCTCAGTCTTTCCTTCAGTTCCTGTCTTAACTTCCTACAAAGCTGGTATTTCTGCCTGGTCGTTGTCTCGTCAAGGAATGACGGTGCAATGTAGGAAGGTTTCTGCCCAAGTGACGCACCTGGAGCTCCtgcaaggaggaggagaacacCTGGATTGTGCTAGGTAGatgcagggagaaagaaagaaatagatgTTACCAGGGATCAGAAGCTACAGCTGTGCAGTTAATTATACAAGGCAGTCCACACCCAGGAACATTCTTGTCTAACCAGGTTTGGGAGGAAGGGCTGTTTATATacatggaaatgtttttttaaaaaaataattttcattaagaTGTAGCAACCAGTTTGACCGCttgtttcaaaaataattttgctcGTTGTTGCCAGGAGCTGAGGTTACCTCCTTGCAGAAATGGGCAGGGTTGGAGAGACCATGAGATGCTGAAGATGGGTTTGTTAACTGGGtcatacacatgcacaaaaatAATTATGGTTGTAATTAAAATGAACGCCTAGAATAAAGCATTCTCAAACTGGGTTCCCCTGAGGGCTTACTGTATTCAGTAGGACAGGGAGGGGAAACATATGGATAATACTGGGTTTAAAAGATCCTATTATCTTTATTTTGATTTTCGTGGTGGTTTATGCAATGTTCATCCATATAGACTTGGAAATAGCCCAACCATGTAGCAGAGCACAGCTGACCTGAAGTAAAAATTGGCTAGTCCTGTTTTTCCTACAGGCCTTGCGATCTCCACTAATGTGACCAGTAGAATAAAACCCCCTTTGTCTATTTCATTGCATGCTCTCACTGAGAATAAGGGTTCAGGTTTGTCTTATGTAGCTCTTCCCATAAATGTCCACTGAACTGAGAGACATACCTGTAAGATACCTGGAAGACGAAATACTTCGCAGCTAGATGGCCAAAATATTTCTTGCAAGAAACAAGAACtgagaaagagatttaaaaacagaTCTGTCTCCACTAGCTGTATTCCTAGGAAATGTTTGATTTGTTGGAATCACAGATTTCAGAAGGAAACGGCTCTTCATAAGCACTGGTGAATTCCATCAACTTCAAAAGGAGGAGGCTGATCTTCCACTTATATTATCAATTTAGCATAGAATTTCAGTGAGATGGCTCTGAGATTAATGCACAGGGTGTAAATTAACCATGCCTAATATTTGcgtttaatttaatttttgcaGAATGCAATGGTGGTGTTGCTGGAGAATGTGATTTTTAGCCTGTAATAATTTCTCATTAGAAATCCATAACAAAACCTTGGTTGGAAGTGTCCTAAGTAGTGGAGGAAAAAATCCAGGTCTGTATTTTGCAGCTCAGCTCTTTTCTGAGGTGTAGAGAAAACAGAGGTGCAGCCCAAGACAGGAACAGCATACATTTTGGATATGATATGAGAATGAGATAGCCAGCAAGCGCCTGTCTTGTAGATACGGCATCTAAGGGCTTTGTCTGTGTGAaatcagagaaaaggaaagagaaattttttttcttttcaactgaaATGTAGTTGGGACCCTTGGCTCATGGGTCCAGCCTCTTTTACTGCCTGTATGTCATTATGGATcactctatatatatatatgagaaatGATTCAGTATACGGTATTTTTTTGAATAACAGTTGTTGGGAAGGGCTGCGCTTTTTGCAGTAATTTCTAATGGACAGTTTTTTTATTAATAGGATCATAGTCTTTCCTGAGTCATAAGTCATCCTCTGGCATAGGAAACGGtaatgctattttttaaaaacaagtttcaTAAAAGAAGGAGATTGGCTggtatatatgtatttctttccGCTGGCTTCCTGGGCTGAGCTGATCTTTATAACATCAACAGTCCTATAGATTTCcaagtaattaaaaatactgGAGGGTGGAGGCACTTGTTCTCACGTGTACAGAAAAGACTCAGCAGAGCGTTTCCAAGCTAGCATTAATgcttaagaaacaaaacacatctaTGTGAAGAAGTCTAACTTGGAAGAAAGCGgccttgttttttcttgttttcctgacACTTTGTTAAGATTTGGGAGTAGGTAAGGCAG
This genomic interval carries:
- the TRIM29 gene encoding tripartite motif-containing protein 29 isoform X5, whose product is METGSAARTNGTTGKPEDVKSSSAPKKEEEAKKTTNPGGGEKEPMKGTGGAALETGQIKSSLFSGSDWKRPIIQFVESSDEKRSTYFSMDSADSKKMQYAGGQIGDMRRPPLSFAEKGDLRKSLFSLDSKKSFLPSEGEGRKSLFSGGQMGDLKKTPLSLVETGDLRRSTFNKPDRAGGSRPRVKLEDVLCDSCIDNKQKAVKSCLVCQASFCELHLKPHLEGAAFRDHQLLDPIKDFEARKCPVHGKTMELFCQTDQMCICYLCMFQEHKNHSTVTVEIEKAGKEAELSLQKEQLQLKIIEVEDEMDKWQKERDRIKNYTTNEKATVDQHFKELIRDLERQRDEVKAALDQREKIASENVKEIVDELEERAKLLREDKENREQIHQISDSVLFLQEFGALMRNYVPPPSLPTYSVLLEGESMSPSMGLLRDDLLNVCMRHVEKICKADLGRNFIERNHMENGDHRYMMNNYEWNQPDNLKRFSMFLSPKGNGTKLPFQFSSVGQNPSGDFSKQSDGSLFTKTAYPSIVRHQSAKVTPQTWKSSKQSVLSHYRPFYVNKGNGATSNEAP
- the TRIM29 gene encoding tripartite motif-containing protein 29 isoform X4, producing METGSAARTNGTTGKPEDVKSSSAPKKEEEAKKTTNPGGGEKEPMKGTGGAALETGQIKSSLFSGSDWKRPIIQFVESSDEKRSTYFSMDSADSKKMQYAGGQIGDMRRPPLSFAEKGDLRKSLFSLDSKKSFLPSEGEGRKSLFSGGQMGDLKKTPLSLVETGDLRRSTFNKPDRAGGSRPRVKLEDVLCDSCIDNKQKAVKSCLVCQASFCELHLKPHLEGAAFRDHQLLDPIKDFEARKCPVHGKTMELFCQTDQMCICYLCMFQEHKNHSTVTVEIEKAGKEAELSLQKEQLQLKIIEVEDEMDKWQKERDRIKNYTTNEKATVDQHFKELIRDLERQRDEVKAALDQREKIASENVKEIVDELEERAKLLREDKENREQIHQISDSVLFLQEFGALMRNYVPPPSLPTYSVLLEGESMSPSMGLLRDDLLNVCMRHVEKICKADLGRNFIERNHMENGDHRYMMNNYEWNQPDNLKRFSMFLSPKVGNGTKLPFQFSSVGQNPSGDFSKQSDGSLFTKTAYPSIVRHQSAKVTPQTWKSSKQSVLSHYRPFYVNKGNGATSNEAP
- the TRIM29 gene encoding tripartite motif-containing protein 29 isoform X6 gives rise to the protein METGSAARTNGTTGKPEDVKSSSAPKKEEEAKKTTNPGGGEKEPMKGTGGAALETGQIKSSLFSGSDWKRPIIQFVESSDEKRSTYFSMDSADSKKMQYAGGQIGDMRRPPLSFAEKGDLRKSLFSLDSKKSFLPSEGEGRKSLFSGGQMGDLKKTPLSLVETGDLRRSTFNKPDRAGGSRPRVKLEDVLCDSCIDNKQKAVKSCLVCQASFCELHLKPHLEGAAFRDHQLLDPIKDFEARKCPVHGKTMELFCQTDQMCICYLCMFQEHKNHSTVTVEIEKAGKEAELSLQKEQLQLKIIEVEDEMDKWQKERDRIKNYTTNEKATVDQHFKELIRDLERQRDEVKAALDQREKIASENVKEIVDELEERAKLLREDKENREQIHQISDSVLFLQEFGALMRNYVPPPSLPTYSVLLEGESMSPSMGLLRDDLLNVCMRHVEKICKADLGRNFIERNHMENGDHRYMMNNYEWNQPDNLKRFSMFLSPKANFNPRSWEFSSFQATEETLEAAYKHPQPLYLGRSRDSQPCLSHSCFSCHRQGCLSLIASALRFILAARA
- the TRIM29 gene encoding tripartite motif-containing protein 29 isoform X7, with product METGSAARTNGTTGKPEDVKSSSAPKKEEEAKKTTNPGGGEKEPMKGTGGAALETGQIKSSLFSGSDWKRPIIQFVESSDEKRSTYFSMDSADSKKMQYAGGQIGDMRRPPLSFAEKGDLRKSLFSLDSKKSFLPSEGEGRKSLFSGGQMGDLKKTPLSLVETGDLRRSTFNKPDRAGGSRPRVKLEDVLCDSCIDNKQKAVKSCLVCQASFCELHLKPHLEGAAFRDHQLLDPIKDFEARKCPVHGKTMELFCQTDQMCICYLCMFQEHKNHSTVTVEIEKAGKEAELSLQKEQLQLKIIEVEDEMDKWQKERDRIKNYTTNEKATVDQHFKELIRDLERQRDEVKAALDQREKIASENVKEIVDELEERAKLLREDKENREQIHQISDSVLFLQEFGALMRNYVPPPSLPTYSVLLEGESMSPSMGLLRDDLLNVCMRHVEKICKADLGRNFIERNHMENGDHRYMMNNYEWNQPDNLKRFSMFLSPKE